The following are encoded together in the Perca flavescens isolate YP-PL-M2 chromosome 22, PFLA_1.0, whole genome shotgun sequence genome:
- the LOC114549583 gene encoding leucine-rich repeat extensin-like protein 5, producing the protein MVLMVDAVNVPPPSPPSPPSLPSPPSPPYRPSQPSPPLHPFTTPPSPPLHLLRPSTLSPLHLLHPSTLFAPPPSPPYRPSQPSPPLHPFTTPPSPPLHLLHPSTFSAPPPFHPSTFSTPPHSSPLHPLHPLHPIDPKPSPPLHTLRPSTFSTLSTPPPSSPLHPLCPSILSTLPPLHTLRPSTLSTLSTLSTFSTPPPFHYSTFSTPPPSPPLHPFTPPPSPPLHTLRPSTLSTLSTLSTLNLLHPSTLFAPPPSPPYRPSQPSPPPHPFTPPPSPPLHLLRPSTLSPLHLLHPSTLFAPPPSPPYRPSTFSTPPPFHYTTFSTPPPSPPLHPFTPPPSPPLHTLRPSTFSTLSTPPPSSPLHPLCPSILSTLSPLHTLRPSTLSTLSTLSTFSTPPPFHYSTFSTPPPSPPLHPFTPPPSPPLHTLRPSTFSTLSTPPPSSPLHPLCPCTLSTPPPLPQLNFPLKKRMNQSVFK; encoded by the exons ATGGTTCTAATGGTTGACGCTG TGAATGTCCCTCCACCCTCTCCACCTTCTCCACCTTCTCTGCCCTCTCCACCCTCTCCACCCTATCGACCCTCTCAACCTTCTCCACCCCTCCACCCTTTCACTACTCCACCTTCTCCACCCCTCCACCTTCTCCGCCCATCCACCCTTTCACCCCTCCACCTTCTCCACCCCTCCACACTCTTCGCCCCTCCACCCTCTCCACCCTATCGACCCTCTCAACCGTCTCCACCCCTCCACCCTTTCACTACTCCACCTTCTCCACCCCTCCACCTTCTCCACCCCTCCACCTTCTCCGCCCCTCCACCCTTTCACCCCTCCACCTTCTCCACCCCTCCACACTCTTCGCCCCTCCACCCTCTCCACCCTCTCCACCCTATAGACCCTAAACCTTCTCCACCCCTCCACACTCTCCGCCCCTCAACCTTCTCCACCCTTTCCACCCCTCCACCTTCTTCACCCCTCCACCCTCTCTGcccctccatcctctccaccCTTCCACCCCTCCACACTCTTCGCCCCTCCACCCTCTCCACCCTATCGACCCTCTCAACCTTCTCCACCCCTCCACCCTTTCACTACTCCACCTTCTCCACCCCTCCACCTTCTCCGCCCCTCCACCCTTTCACCCCTCCACCTTCTCCACCCCTCCACACTCTTCGCCCCTCCACCCTCTCCACCCTCTCCACCCTATCAACCCTAAACCTTCTCCACCCCTCCACACTCTTCGCCCCTCCACCCTCTCCACCCTATCGACCCTCTCAACCTTCTCCACCCCCCCACCCTTTCACTCCTCCACCTTCTCCACCCCTCCACCTTCTCCGCCCCTCCACCCTTTCACCCCTCCACCTTCTCCACCCCTCCACACTCTTTGCCCCTCCACCCTCTCCACCCTATCGACCCTCAACCTTCTCCACCCCTCCACCCTTTCACTACACCACCTTCTCCACCCCTCCACCTTCTCCGCCCCTCCACCCTTTCACCCCTCCACCTTCTCCACCCCTCCACACTCTCCGCCCCTCAACCTTCTCCACCCTTTCCACCCCTCCACCTTCTTCACCCCTCCACCCTCTCTGcccctccatcctctccaccCTTTCACCCCTCCACACTCTTCGCCCCTCCACCCTCTCCACCCTATCGACCCTCTCAACCTTCTCCACCCCTCCACCCTTTCACTACTCCACCTTCTCCACCCCTCCACCTTCTCCGCCCCTCCACCCTTTCACCCCTCCACCTTCTCCACCCCTCCACACTCTCCGCCCCTCAACCTTCTCCACCCTTTCCACCCCTCCACCTTCTTCACCCCTCCACCCTCTCTGCCCCTGCACCCTCTCCACCCCTCCACCCCTGCCCCAGTTGAACTTtcctcttaaaaaaagaatgaaccAAAGTGTTTTTAAATAG